One genomic region from Anabaena sp. PCC 7108 encodes:
- a CDS encoding DUF760 domain-containing protein, giving the protein MVFDPDFLNDNSEQHPNQLLNDHFGENPNQLLKYLQHQSPEVLARVAQSVSPEIKQIISQNVQGLIGMLPGESFNVQITTDRDNLAGLLASAMMTGYFLRQMEQRMQLEHLSNQ; this is encoded by the coding sequence ATGGTGTTTGATCCTGACTTTTTGAATGACAACTCTGAGCAACACCCTAATCAGCTTTTGAACGATCACTTTGGGGAAAATCCGAACCAGTTACTCAAATATTTGCAGCATCAGTCTCCCGAAGTCCTAGCCCGTGTAGCCCAGTCAGTTAGCCCGGAAATTAAACAAATCATTTCCCAGAACGTCCAAGGGCTGATAGGAATGCTCCCAGGAGAAAGTTTTAATGTGCAAATTACTACAGACCGGGATAATTTAGCAGGGCTGTTAGCATCAGCAATGATGACCGGATATTTCTTGCGCCAAATGGAACAACGAATGCAATTAGAGCATTTGTCTAATCAATAG
- a CDS encoding M23 family metallopeptidase, whose translation MTFSYRSMFLYGLVSTLGLISTMPQPQSANAVPSCPIPALSRIQRHQVSRGETLEGIAQGYKLMPATIIAMNPSINNGTVTVGTELQIPPFNGVVVEVPRTQTWRQVAAKYKVRPDTLFEMNGCQQNPRVVFVPVVPGVTAASNRIIAASPAQTAPSATIAGYPLPSGTTVALPYGWQINPINKAVFFHSGVDLIAPVGTPVEAIAPGIVVFAKDQNSYGKLVIINHIGGYQSRYAQLETINVTLGQNIKAGDILGTVGTTGIPTSGEPHLHFEMRFNGLLGWEAKDPKPYLTK comes from the coding sequence ATGACTTTTTCCTATCGTTCAATGTTTTTATATGGCTTAGTTAGCACTTTGGGGTTAATATCCACAATGCCACAACCACAAAGCGCCAATGCTGTACCAAGTTGTCCAATTCCTGCCCTATCTCGCATTCAACGCCATCAAGTTTCTCGTGGTGAGACTTTAGAGGGCATAGCACAGGGCTACAAGCTGATGCCAGCAACAATTATCGCCATGAATCCATCTATCAACAACGGGACAGTAACGGTTGGTACTGAACTGCAAATTCCTCCCTTCAATGGGGTTGTAGTCGAAGTACCCCGCACTCAAACTTGGCGACAAGTCGCTGCAAAGTACAAAGTTCGTCCAGATACCCTGTTTGAGATGAACGGTTGTCAACAAAATCCTAGAGTTGTTTTTGTTCCCGTTGTTCCCGGAGTAACTGCTGCATCTAATCGTATTATTGCTGCTTCCCCAGCACAAACTGCACCATCTGCAACAATAGCAGGCTATCCCTTACCAAGTGGTACAACTGTAGCTTTACCTTATGGCTGGCAAATCAACCCCATCAATAAGGCAGTTTTTTTTCATAGTGGTGTAGATTTGATCGCACCAGTGGGTACACCTGTGGAAGCGATCGCCCCAGGTATTGTAGTATTTGCTAAAGACCAAAATAGTTATGGCAAGTTAGTAATTATTAACCACATTGGTGGATATCAAAGCCGTTACGCCCAACTTGAGACGATAAATGTCACTTTGGGTCAAAACATTAAAGCAGGTGACATCCTCGGTACTGTAGGTACTACTGGCATCCCAACTTCTGGAGAACCCCATCTACATTTTGAAATGCGTTTTAATGGTCTTTTAGGTTGGGAAGCAAAAGATCCAAAACCTTATCTCACAAAATAG
- a CDS encoding HhoA/HhoB/HtrA family serine endopeptidase codes for MKLSVKQLAIYLFLVVMGGGFGVFGSRYLLPHNPSFLELKNVTAALPPEAVVPYSVPGVGNAVGGDNVNFIATAVQKVGPAVVRINATRKVANPISEAFNNPLWRRFFPEDEKPIPDERIERGTGSGFILSENGELLTNAHVVAETDTVQVTLKDGRTFEGKVVGVDTVTDVAVVKIPADKLPTVKLGNSQNLIPGQWAIAIGNPLGLDNTVTIGIISATDRTSSQVGVPDKRVSFIQTDAAINPGNSGGPLLNAQGEVIGVNTAIRANAQGLGFAIPIETAARIANELFIKGKADHPFLGIEMTDLSPSKKQQLNQVNKLNIQPDVGVVIKEVLKNSPAEQAGLLPGDVIQKINGKAVKITAQVQKIVDSSTVGDILGIEVNRRGKTQTLKVLSGTYPQQ; via the coding sequence ATGAAGTTATCTGTGAAGCAACTAGCCATTTATCTGTTTTTAGTAGTAATGGGCGGTGGTTTTGGTGTATTTGGCAGTCGATATCTTTTGCCACATAATCCCTCATTTCTAGAGTTAAAAAATGTCACAGCGGCCTTACCTCCAGAGGCTGTTGTTCCATATTCTGTCCCAGGAGTGGGGAATGCTGTTGGCGGCGATAATGTAAATTTTATTGCTACTGCTGTACAGAAAGTTGGCCCTGCGGTTGTGCGAATTAATGCAACCCGTAAAGTGGCAAATCCGATTTCTGAAGCCTTCAACAATCCTCTGTGGCGGCGTTTTTTCCCAGAGGATGAAAAACCAATTCCTGACGAAAGAATTGAGCGAGGTACAGGCTCAGGATTTATTTTGAGCGAAAATGGGGAATTACTAACCAATGCTCACGTAGTAGCAGAGACAGATACTGTCCAAGTTACCCTGAAAGACGGTCGAACTTTTGAGGGGAAAGTGGTAGGAGTTGATACTGTAACAGATGTAGCAGTGGTGAAAATTCCCGCTGATAAATTGCCGACAGTGAAGTTAGGTAATTCACAAAACTTAATTCCTGGTCAATGGGCGATCGCTATTGGCAATCCTTTAGGTTTAGATAATACTGTCACTATCGGCATTATCAGCGCCACAGACCGCACTAGTTCCCAAGTTGGTGTTCCCGATAAGCGCGTTAGTTTTATCCAAACTGATGCCGCAATTAACCCTGGTAACTCTGGTGGACCACTCTTAAATGCCCAAGGTGAAGTTATTGGCGTTAATACAGCTATCCGCGCCAATGCTCAAGGACTCGGTTTCGCTATCCCCATAGAAACCGCTGCCCGCATTGCTAATGAGCTATTTATCAAAGGAAAGGCAGATCATCCCTTTTTGGGAATTGAAATGACGGATCTTTCTCCGTCCAAAAAACAACAGTTGAATCAGGTTAACAAACTCAACATTCAGCCAGATGTTGGTGTTGTCATTAAGGAAGTTTTGAAAAATTCTCCAGCAGAACAAGCCGGATTACTTCCCGGAGACGTGATTCAAAAAATCAACGGTAAAGCAGTAAAAATTACAGCCCAAGTACAGAAGATTGTTGATTCAAGTACAGTAGGTGACATTCTCGGAATCGAAGTCAACCGCAGGGGAAAAACTCAAACCTTGAAAGTGCTATCAGGAACATATCCTCAGCAGTAG
- a CDS encoding chemotaxis protein CheW has protein sequence MANSKITLYYQPIQSSLGNSYLKFQLNQQTTAVLSINHTQEAIIIPVESVTAMPNMPTCVLGLMNWRSRIIWVIDLPKMFNLECLDHRLRQYNIIVIKVESLLLGLVVQEIKGTTKLMSDNIHSPVGQVASSLVPYLCGCVEQKEETLLVLDAQNIVNYANLRSD, from the coding sequence ATGGCAAATTCCAAAATAACCCTGTACTATCAACCCATCCAAAGCTCCTTAGGAAACAGCTATCTTAAATTTCAACTCAATCAACAAACTACGGCTGTTTTATCAATTAATCATACCCAAGAGGCGATTATTATACCAGTTGAATCCGTGACAGCAATGCCGAATATGCCCACTTGCGTATTAGGATTAATGAATTGGCGTAGTCGGATTATTTGGGTAATTGATCTGCCAAAAATGTTTAATTTAGAATGCTTAGATCATCGACTTCGACAGTATAATATCATCGTTATCAAAGTTGAATCATTGCTGTTGGGCTTAGTTGTGCAAGAAATTAAAGGTACAACTAAATTGATGTCTGATAATATTCATTCTCCTGTAGGACAAGTGGCTTCTAGTTTAGTTCCTTATTTATGTGGCTGCGTAGAGCAGAAAGAAGAAACTTTACTCGTATTAGATGCACAAAATATTGTAAATTATGCTAATCTTCGCAGTGATTAA
- a CDS encoding response regulator produces MMTTPLGSYRLFQKLHPLSLLAQLSTRRVTGCLNVFTNIVSWSIYLQDGKLTYATYSVKVFERLESHLQRLNQKIPTFNSVTYEQMGLISAAQTELIANADYHAICWLVKQDYITSAQAGMLIEELAKEVLESFLCLKEGNYKLNSDNSWDELPKFCHLDLQLIVEHCQKQLRYRQNIKPVISSHSSSPTQVLPENQPEEKSAKLPKISLANQKNHKNKQSSLSKNHYTIACIDDSQAVLNSLRHFLDEQTFIVVLINDPIKALMQIIRSKPDLILLDVEMPNLDGYELCSLLRRHSAFKNTPIIMVTGRTGFIDKAKAKIVRSSGYLTKPFTRADLLVMVSKHIS; encoded by the coding sequence ATGATGACAACTCCTCTAGGTAGCTACAGGTTGTTTCAGAAACTACATCCACTGTCCCTGTTAGCACAACTCAGTACTCGACGAGTGACAGGATGCTTAAATGTATTTACTAATATAGTTTCTTGGTCAATCTATTTACAAGACGGTAAACTAACTTATGCTACTTATTCAGTTAAAGTATTTGAGCGTCTTGAAAGTCACTTACAACGCTTAAATCAGAAAATTCCCACTTTTAACAGTGTAACTTATGAACAGATGGGGCTAATTTCCGCAGCCCAAACCGAGTTAATAGCAAACGCAGACTATCATGCTATTTGCTGGTTAGTAAAACAAGACTATATTACCTCTGCACAAGCTGGAATGCTGATAGAAGAATTAGCAAAAGAAGTCCTGGAATCATTTCTATGTCTAAAAGAAGGTAACTATAAACTTAATTCTGATAATTCTTGGGATGAACTACCAAAGTTCTGTCATTTAGATTTGCAATTGATTGTAGAACATTGTCAAAAGCAGTTACGCTATCGCCAGAATATCAAACCAGTAATATCATCTCATAGTAGTTCACCAACTCAGGTATTACCAGAAAATCAACCAGAAGAAAAATCAGCTAAATTACCAAAAATATCTCTTGCTAACCAGAAAAATCACAAAAATAAGCAGTCGTCTCTTAGCAAAAATCATTATACAATTGCCTGTATTGATGATAGTCAAGCAGTTTTAAATTCTCTTAGGCATTTCTTAGACGAACAGACATTCATAGTAGTCTTGATTAATGACCCAATTAAAGCTTTAATGCAAATTATCAGAAGTAAACCTGATCTGATTTTGTTAGATGTAGAAATGCCCAATTTAGATGGTTATGAACTCTGCTCATTATTACGGAGACATTCAGCATTTAAAAATACACCTATTATTATGGTAACGGGAAGAACAGGCTTTATTGACAAAGCAAAAGCTAAAATTGTCAGATCATCAGGCTATTTAACCAAGCCGTTCACTAGAGCAGATTTACTAGTAATGGTGTCTAAACACATTAGCTAA